A portion of the Mustela erminea isolate mMusErm1 chromosome 19, mMusErm1.Pri, whole genome shotgun sequence genome contains these proteins:
- the MYPOP gene encoding myb-related transcription factor, partner of profilin: protein MASVAAGEAEETTRLRKPRFSFEENQILIREVRAHYPQLYGAQSRRVSVAERRRVWDGIAAKINGITSWKRTGQEVQKRWNDFKRRTKEKLARVPHSTQGAGPAAEDAFSAEEETIFAILGPGVAGPGAGAGAEQTSGAASSQPPAPSAGAQRYVLSEDRREDRRADTPAHSKGGSNSPEQWARPSCSPQEGGCPPPKERESPPLPALQTVQLPRLALSPPPSAPPPLPPPTPSAPDPSLDFLRAQQETANAIRELAGTLQQGLAKLSEALSALLPLLPGTAVDRLPPPLPPPPPPPPPPRPLLPPPTPKAEITPEPVSVVAAVVDGAVVAARGVIIAPRSEEGTPRPPPAPLPPHDSPPHKRRKGFPTRKRRGRWKSP from the exons ATGGCCTCGGTGGCGGCGGGCGAAGCGGAAGAGACCACCCGGCTGCGCAAGCCACGCTTCTCGTTCGAGGAGAACCAGATCTTGATCCGCGAGGTGCGCGCCCACTACCCGCAGCTCTACGGCGCGCAAAGCCGTCGGGTGAGCGTAGCTGAGCGGCGGCGTGTGTGGGACGGCATCGCCGCCAAGATCAACGGCATCACCAGCTGGAAGCGCACCGGCCAGGAGGTCCAAAAGCGCTGGAATGACTTCAAGCGCCGCACCAAGGAGAAGCTGGCCCGAGTGCCGCACTCCACGCAGGGCGCCGGGCCTGCCGCCGAGGACGCCTTCTCCGCGGAGGAGGAGACCATTTTTGCCATCCTGGGGCCGGGCGTGGCGGGGCCAGGAGCTGGTGCAGGGGCCGAGCAGACCTCCGGGGCCGCTTCCTCACAGCCGCCAGCCCCAAGTGCCGGCGCCCAGCGCTACGTGTTGTCTGAGGACCGCAGGGAGGACCGACGAGCAG atACACCAGCCCACAGCAAGGGGGGCTCCAACAGCCCCGAGCAGTGGGCCCGGCCCTCCTGCAGTCCCCAGGAAGGGGGCTGCCCGCCACCCAAGGAGCGTGAGTCCCCGCCCCTTCCAGCCCTGCAGACGGTCCAGCTGCCCCGTTTGGCCTTGTCTCCAccgccctcagcccctcctccactGCCACCACCCACGCCCTCAGCCCCAGACCCCTCCCTGGACTTCCTGCGGGCTCAGCAGGAGACTGCCAACGCCATCCGGGAGCTGGCTGGCACCCTTCAGCAGGGACTGGCCAAACTGAGTGAGGCCCTCAGTGCCCTACTGCCCCTTCTGCCGGGAACCGCAGTGGACAGGCTGcctccgcccctgcccccgcccccgcccccacccccacctcccaggccccTCCTGCCGCCTCCTACCCCCAAAGCCGAGATCACCCCGGAGCCGGTGTCTGTGGTAGCTGCCGTGGTGGACGGAGCGGTGGTCGCAGCCAGGGGGGTGATCATCGCCCCTAGGAGCGAGGAGGGGACCCCCcggccacccccagccccgcttCCTCCCCACGACTCACCCCCACACAAGAGGAGAAAAGGTTTCCCTACACGGAAGAGGCGGGGGCGATGGAAATCTCCGTGA